AGGACTAGTACAAAAAGAGATAGACCTTCGCGGAACGCTATTTAGTGATTACGCTTTAGATACAGAACTAACAACAAAAGAAAAAGAGTATTTAGCTAAACGTCAAGAGATTACTATGTGTATCGATCCTAATTGGATGCCTTTTGAACATTTCAGTGAAGATGGAAAATATGAAGGGATGACGGCAGATTACTTTCAAGCATTTGAGAAAACACTAGCAACAAACTTTAGAGTAATCCCAACGAAGACTTGGACCCAATCGATTGAGTTCGCTAAAGAACGTAAATGTGATATCTTCTCGTTGGCAATGGAAACGCCAAAAAGAAAAGAGTATATGAACTTTACATCACCGTATTTAGTTATACCTTTAGTTGTAGCAACAAAGTTGGAAGTACCTTTTGTAAGTGATATCAAAGATTTAGAAAAGAAAAAAATTGGTATATGTAAGGGATATGCATTTGCTGAACTTTTAAAAATGAAATATCCATTTTTGAATATAGTTGAGGTTGAAGATATAGATGATGGACTGAGACGGGTAAGTGATGGAGAACTATTCGGTTATATAGGTACACTTGCAAGTATTGGTTACAAATTACAAAACAACTATATAGGTAAACTTAAAATTACTGGAAAAATTGAGGAATCTTGGACGCTTGGTATAGGTGTACGTAACGATGAACCTTTATTATTGAGTATTTTACAAAAGGCTGTAAATAGCCTGTCACAAGAAGAAAATAGAAAAATTTTTAATAAATGGATCTCTATCAAGTATGATAAAGAGGTAGATTATATGATCCTATGGAAAGTTATTGCTTTTTTTATTTTTATATTTGCAGTAGGGTATCTTTTATATAGGAAACAACAACGCTTAAAAGAAAGTCTACAAGAGGCAAATGATAAACTTGAAGTTGCTTATGAAGCATTACAGGAAATTGCCATAACTGATAAACTTACACAGTTATATAACAGACACAAACTTGATGAAGTATTGCAAGCAGAAAAAAATAGAGTAGACCGTTATGGAGGTAGTTTTGGAATTATTATCTTAGATATTGATTATTTCAAAATCATTAACGATACTTATGGGCACCATGTTGGCGATATTGTTTTACAAGAATTAAGTACACTTTTAAGAGAAAATTCGAGAGCTTCAGATACTATTGGCAGATGGGGCGGCGAGGAGTTTTTAATTATCGCACCTAATCTTAGTGAAGATGATATAGAAAATTTTGCACAAAATATAAAGGACAAGATTTCAAAGTATCTTTTTAATAATACACATAAAATTACAGTCAGTATGGGACTAAGTGTTTATCATATTGAAGAAGATGTTGAAAAATCTCTTGTCAGAGCAGATAATGCTCTATATATTTCAAAAAATAGTGGTAGAGATAAGATTACTCTGAAATAGATAAAGTCTCATCATTGTTTGGTTAAGAGAAGAGAACCTTTATGAAAGACATAAATAAAAATATCATAGCCTTAGGATTTGTAAGTTTTTTTACAGATATGGCATCGTCAATTATAAATATTTTACTTCCTATTTACGTTGTATATGTCCTTCACGAAGGTGTCGATAAACTCGGTATTATTATTGCAGTTGCAACGTTTATCTCCTATGCCATAAGAGTTTTGTTTGGCTATTTAAGTGATAAGTACAATATCGTTAAACCGTTTGTCGTTGTCGGTTATGTGTTATCAGCATTTACAAAACCGATGTTTGCTTTTGCAGATACATTCATTTCAATTGCTTTTTTACAAGGTGTTGAAAGGATGGGTAAAGCAGTACGCAGTGCATCTAAAGATATGATTATCAGTGCATATTCAACGGCAAATAAACATGGGAAAACTTTTGGTTTTCATAAAATGATGGATATTGCAGGTGAACTTGTCGGGGCATTAATTGTCTTCATAATCTTTTTAATTTTTATTCAAAATGAAATATTAATCAAAGATATTTTTCTTTGGACTTTAGTGCCAGGGATGATAGCGACAACTATCGTGATATTTTTTGTACAGGATGTACCAAAAGTAGAAAAAAAGACTAATATTGTTCTCAATAGGGAAGATTATAGATTATTTCCTTTACTCTTTATCTACTTTGGCTTTTTATTTTTTATTGTCAATCAACAGTTTTTAATTGTACTCGCAAAACAAAATGGTTTTACATTATCAGATATTCCATTATTTATCATACTTTTTACATTGGTACAAACAATTACAAGTTACTACGGTGGAATCTTGAGTGATAAAAAGGGAAATTTTAAAATAGTGTTTATCGCCTTTATTTTTGGTATATTCTCAATGCTAAGTGTTAAAATCAACTTGTTGCTGTCATTTGGATTTTTAGGACTGTTTACTGTACTGAGTTTAAATGCTTTGCGGAGTTATATTTCGATCAATGCAAAATCGAAAGGATTTGTCTTTGGAGTATTTTATGCAGGAATGGCAATTTTTAGTGCCTTAGGTTCTTTACTTATAGGATATTTGTGGGAGCATTACGGTTTTGAAGTTGTTTATCTATTTAGTATTTTTGGGATGACAACATTGTTGATTTTTTCCCTCATAATAATCATAAACAGTAATTTTAGATAGTTAATATAGAATTGTTATATCTTTATTATCTCTTGACAATAACATGTAAAAAAATATAAAATAACAATGTTCAATAATAAGGGGGAAAATAAATGAACAAATATCTTTATGGATTGACTATGATATTACTTAGCTCTACTGCATCATTTGCATTTAGTTTTGGATCAATAGTTGATAATATTACAACTAATGTAACTAATTCTGTTAGTAATTCAATTAGTGAAAAAGCAAGTGAAAAAGCAGATGAGTCGATAGATGGTTTATTCAATCCTTCTGAAGAGGAAGTAAAGACATCAACAAAAGAAATTGCACAAAGCAGTCAACCAACAAATAAAGTTGCACAGCTTAAAGAGCTTATACAGATGAAAAAAGAAGGGTATATAACTCAAGAAGAGTTTAATCAACAAAAAGCAATTTTAATGGCTAAATAAATATTTTTCTAATTAATAGAATATCAGAGTACTTTTTTAGTACTCTGATATTTTGCTTTTACTATATAAATTAATATTCCTTTGTAAAAATCTGAACTTACTAATGAAAGATAAGTTCTAGTAAATATTGAATATTTGTAGTACTTCATATAAGATGTTCAAATAAAGATTAAATCTCATCATTGTTCCAAGCTTCTACAGCTTGTGCCAGGCTTTCAAAGCTGTCCATTTTTCCAACTATAAAAACTTCATCAAATACATAACATGTGATACGAGTATTTGGTTCAAGCAAAAACACGGCATATTCATCTGATGATTTAGTATTTGTTGAAAGAACACGCATACCGTCTACTATATCTCCGACTTCTATTATAGTATCGTATTCTACATCAATTAGTTTTTTCCCATCACTGTAATAAATCGCCATTATCGTCTCTTTTTTAGTATAATAATATCAAAAAATAGGCAACAGTATGAACTCAATTATATTTGTGTGTTTAGGGAATATTTGCCGTTCACCTTTAGCAGAAGGAATTGCTAAAAAAATTGCAGAGGAAAAGAACTTGAATATAAATATTGACTCTGCAGGAACGGGGGATTGGCATTTAGGTGAAGCACCATGTAACAACTCCATTAAAGTAGCAAAACAAAACGGAATAGATATCTCAACTTTCAGAGCCAGAAAAGTGACAAAAGAGGACTTTGAACAGTTTGACTTAGTCGTGGCACTTGATGACAGCAACTATAGTGATTTACAACGTATGGGGGCTACAAACCTTGTTAAACTTGGTGAGTTTGGCTATGATGGTGCAGATGTACCTGACCCATATTTCTTTAACGGTTTTGACGGCTTTTTGGAAGTATTTAAAATGGTAGATAATTGTGTAAACAATATTTTTCAGATAAAATTTGATAATTAAGGACTTAAGAGATGAAAATAGCAAAAAATATTACGGAATTGGTAGGGAATACTCCCCTTGTAAGGATAAATACTGCTTCAGAACTCTGCGGTGCCGAGATTATCGGAAAATGTGAATTTATGAATCCGACAAGCTCTGTAAAAGATCGCATTGGAATGAATATGGTTCGCCGCGGAATTGAAAGCGGTGTGATTACGAAAGAGACAACGATCATTGAACCTACAAGCGGTAATACAGGAATAGCACTTGCAGCAAATTGTGCAGCTTTAGGATTAAAATTAATTTTGACAATGCCTGATTCGATGAGTATAGAGCGTCGTAATCTTTTAAAAGCATTGGGAGCTGAACTTGTACTAACACCTGCAGCAAAAGGTATGAAAGGTTCTATTGCAAAAGCAGAGGAGATTCAGGCACTTACACATAACTCGATTATTTTACAACAATTTCAAAACCCTACAAATCCTGAAATTCATACGCTTACAACTGCACGTGAAATTTTAGCCGATACAGATGGTAAACTAGATGCTTTTGTTGCCGGAGTTGGAACAGGGGGAACTATTACAGGAACTTCTAAAGTACTTAGAGAAGAGATACAAAATATTGCTATTTTTGCTGTAGAACCCGAAGCAAGCGCAATTCTTTCAGGTGAAGAACCTTCACCACACAAGATTCAAGGGATAGGTGCAGGATTTGTTCCTGATATTTTAGATACTTCAGTGTATGGGGAAGTGATTAAAGTCAGTAATGAAGATGCGTTTGATACAGCTAGAATGCTTGCACAAAAAGAGGGACTTTTAGTTGGAATTTCAAGTGGTGCAAATGTATATGCTGCAATGCAGGTAGCAAAGCGTCCGGAATTTCAAGGAAAAACGATAGTGACTATATTATGTGATACGGGAGAAAGATATCTCTCGACAGAGCTGTTTAGTGAGTAAATATTTAGAAACCATTAAAATATATAACCAAAAAGTCTACAATTTGGAGTATCACCAAAAGAGGGTGGATACTACAATCGGTCAGGGTAAACTAGAACTTTCATCGATTATCCAACCGACTCAAAAAGAATTAACACGTTGCCGTATAGTGTATGATGAAGAGGGGAAATATACTATTGAGTATTTCCCTTACAAAAAGCGAAATATTCATAGTTTAAAACTTGTATTTTGTGATGATATAGATTACGATAAAAAGTATGAAAATAGAGAAAAACTGAATGAACTCTTTGGTAAAAAAGAGAGCTGTGATGATATTTTAATCGTAAAAAATGGACTTGTAACTGATACTTCAATTGCTAATATAGCTTTTTTTGACGGTGTAAACTGGCTTACTCCAAAGACACCTTTATTAGAAGGTACTATGCGGGCAAAACTATTAAATGAAGAAAAAATTTATCTTGCAGATATTCCTTATCAGGAGTTAAATAAGTTTCAAAAGATTGCTTTGCTGAATGCTATGATAGATTTTGATATAATTACAAAAGAAAAAATTGAGGAAGTGATTTGCTAGATAATTTGGTAGAAGATAAAGATTTTGCAAAATTTATGCAAAAAAGTATTGAAGAGTTAATTGTTTTATTTTTTCAAAAAGAGCAGAACTTTGGAATACTTTGTAGGATTGAAGAGGTTCATTTTCAACCAGAACTTCCTTTAGAAATAAGTAGTGAATTCCGTCCGTTAACACTTTTTTTTCTTGCAGGCTATACCTTCGAAAGTGCAAGAATCGAAGACGGATATTTAGTATTTGAAGCAGGATTTGGAACTGAGAATTTTGGTAGTGTAGTAAGTGTGCCAATACTTAGTATTTTACAAATTATAGTGGATGAAACACCTGTATTTATTAATCTTGCAAATCTCAAAGAGATAGATACTTCTGCTACGGAAAAAACTGATAAAGAAAAGATAGATGAAGAAGGGATAGAGAATTCAATGGCTTCTTTTTTATCAAACCCTGAAAACTCTAAATTCCTAAAATAAAAAGCTTTGAAAAGTAAAGCTACTTAGAGTAAAACATAAGTTTACTCTATGAAATACATTTATACTCTGTGAAGAGATAAAAGATAGTTTACTACATTATCAACAAAGGCATCGTGTTTTCTATCTTTTGAATATGCGATATAAAACTCTCTTGTGATCTTATGATTTTTTAAACGACCTTCAAAAAGAGTGCCTTTTTCGATCTCATTTTTAATAACGTGTTTAGACATAATTGAAACAATCGGTCTTTCAGCATTTTTGTCAGCATTCATAATTGTTTCTTTGATTGCAGTAGGGCTACCCAATACTCCAAGAACATTAAAGTTATTACATTGTACACCCATCTCTTCAAACACTTCACTTGTAAGTCTTCTAGTGTGAGAGTCTTCATTTCTACAAATCCAGTCAAACTCTAAAAGATCATCTGCACTTAGATGTTTTTTGATTGGTTGGTTGGAGAATACTACAAGCTCATCTTCAACCCATTCTCTATAGATAATACCGTCTTTAAATACAGGAGATTCTATAAGAGCAACATCGATTTTTTTATCTTCTAATTGCTCAATGATATTACAAGAAAGATCAACATTCATAAAGACTTCATTGTCGATTCTTTTTTTAATTTCACCAAGATAGTTAGGTAAAATATAGTTACCGATTGCAAAAGAAGCACCCATTACAAATGTAAACTCTTTATTAATGATTTTTAAAAGCTCTTTTTCTGAGTTTTGAATTGCTTTTTCCAGTCTTTGAGCAATTCTATAAAGGTCTTCACCCTCTTTTGTGAGAATAATTCCGTTTTTCTTTCTATCCACAATTTTTGTATCTAAATAGTCTTCAATAAATTTAATTTGTTGTGTAACAGCAGGCTGAGAAATACCCAGTTTCGCTGATGCTTTTGAAAAACTTTTCTCCTTTATAACCATTAAAAAAGTTTGTAATTTTGCAAAGTCTCTTAACATTAATAATTCCTATAAGTAATAATAATACTAAAATTATAACTGATTATTATAATTATTGCAATAGTTTTCTAATAATTTTCAGCTTTTTTTGTTATAATATTTTTAATTTATAGTTATAGTGGATAAAATGGAAAAAATATTTGAACGATTGAATGAGTCTCAAAGTGCTGCTGTAAGACAAACAGAGGGACCTGTTTTAATACTTGCAGGAGCTGGGAGCGGTAAGACAACTACTATTGTTTCACGTTTAGCGTACTTGATCGAAGAACTGGGTATTCCCGCTTCAAACACGTTAACGTTAACATTTACAAATAAAGCGGCTCGTGAGATGAAAGAGCGTTCTATGGCTATGATCCAAAATGCAGCATATCCACCGCTACTTTGTACTTTCCATAAATTCGGTCTGCTTTTTTTAAAATTCAATATCCACTTACTAGGCCGTGAGAATAATTTTGTTGTTATCGATACCGACGATAAAAAAAGAATCATTAAGAAAATCAATTCTGAAATTCCTACCCCTTTGATTGCATCTGAGATATCAAGATATAAAAACTCTTTCATAACTCCTGATGATGCATATAAGCAAGCGGAACTATTTAATTATAAACAAATAGCAGAAGTCTATGCAGAGTATGAAAAATACCTTTTAGAGAATAACCTTGTCGATTTTGACGACCTTTTGGCATTGACATATAAACTTTTGGAACAAAATCCTGAATTAGCAGAAAAAACAAGTCAAAAATATCAGTATATTATGATCGATGAGTATCAAGATACGAATGAACTACAGCTTAAACTTTTACAAAAATTATGTATGACACATAACAATATTTGTGTTGTTGGGGATGACGACCAATCAATTTACGGCTGGCGTGGAGCACATATTAGAAATATTATGGAGTTTGATGAAGATTTTGCAGGAGTGAGTGTTTTTAAACTCGAAGAAAATTACCGTTCAAGAAAACCGATTTTAAAAGTAGCAAATGCGTTGATCGAACACAATCGCTCACGTCTCGGAAAAGAGCTCATTTCAACTCGTGGAGACGGAGATGATGTTTCTACACTGAATTCACAAGATGAAAATGAAGAAGCTAGAAAAGTAGCGCAGCAAATTCAAAAACTTTTAGATTCGGGTGTAAAAGCAAACGAAATAGCAATTTTATACCGCGTTAACGTACTTTCCCGTTCTATTGAAGAAGGATTAAACCGTGCCCGAATCGGATATAAAGTGGTAGGTGGTGTACGCTTTTACGATCGTGCCGAGATTAAAGACCTTATCTCGTATATCCGTGTTGTTACAAATCATCATGATGACTTCTCATTTAAACGCATTATAAACAAACCGAAACGTGGACTTGGAAAAGCAAGTTTAGACAAAATTGAATTAGCGGCACATCAAAAAGGAATGTCGATTTATGAATATCTTAAAACTGCAGAGTTTTCAGAACTAGAAGCTCTAGTAAAAAAGAAAAATGCGACGACACTCAAGGAGTTTGTAGCAAACCTTGAAGCAGTCGCAAAAGTTGCAGAGGATTCAACATATGAATTCATAGAAGTGTTAGAAGATACTTTCCATCTCAAAGATATTTATAACGGTATGCCGGATGCTCAGGAAAGAATTCTAAATATGGATGAATTCTATGCACTTTACCGTGACTTTGTTAAAAACAATCCTCAAACATCGTTAGATGAGTTTTTAAATGAGTTGACTCTTCAGAGTGATCAAGATGAGGTTGAAGGAGATGCTATCTATATGATGAGTATCCATGCTTCAAAAGGTTTGGAGTTTGAACATATTTTTGTAATTGGAATGGAAGAGGGCTTTTTACCGCTTGTTGGTGATGGTAGTGATTTAGAAGAGGAACGCCGCCTCGGATATGTTGCATTTACCAGAGCGAAAGAGACACTGACACTTTCTCATGCAGGCAGCAGATTTTACAAAGGACGCCGTAGTGATTTAGAGAAAAGTAGATTTTTTAATGAAGCAGGACTGTGTGAGGGTTCACTCAAAGTACAAAAAAATACGGCATACAAAAAAGGTGATCTTGTACGTCATAAAATTTTTGGAACAGGACGTGTATTAGGTGTAAGTAAAGCAGGGCGTGAGTTTAAACTCAATATCAACTTTGCCGGAAGCAAAAGAGAGATTTTAGCATCATTTGTTGAGAGACTATGAATCGCTTATTTGTAGCATATAAACCGGCAGGGATAGGTTCTAACCTGTTCCTTTCTAAACTAAAACGTAAATACGGTACAAAAAAAGCAGGCTTTTCAGGTACGCTTGATCCTTTTGCCAAAGGGGTACTGGTGATAGGACTTGGTTCACATACTAAACTGTTTCGATTCTTAAATAAAGTTCCAAAAACATATCGAGCTACTTTATGGCTTGGGGCTAAAAGTGATTCTCTTGATACAGAAATGATAGAAGATGTTACAATATTAAAAGAGTTTAGTGAAAATGAAGTATTAAGAGCCGTAAAATCACTTGAGGGCGAATTAGAATATGAACCTCCGATTTTCAGTGCGAAAAAGATTGACGGGCAGCGTGCTTACGATTTGGCCCGCGCGGGTAAAAAAGTGGAGCTCAATAAAATTCACTCTACGATTTATGAGATGAAGCTTTTGCATTACTGCCATCCTTTTGTGACTTTTGAAGCGACGGTAAGTGA
This is a stretch of genomic DNA from Sulfurimonas sp. C5. It encodes these proteins:
- a CDS encoding ABC transporter substrate-binding protein, yielding MKLLQLFLFLLLLTFTLSAQELKKVSLQLQWKYQFQFAGYIMAKEKGFYKEAGLDVTLKEWQPGIRMENDVIQGKSEYATCRASSLIDISNGKKIVYLASIFQSSPLVVLADKSSHIKNIQDFKHKRIMATRDIDVSLFSMMYSQGIMSQDIQVIQPSFNPADLLNGKTDLIAAYVSNEVYVLKSLGGKPVIFNPKDYGFDFYSDLLITSQEYLKDNPQEVKRFRNASLEGWKYAFEHIDETVDIIYNKYNSLHKTKEALRYEAEELKKLAYYGTDTLGSINKQKLQRIYDVYKLLGLVQKEIDLRGTLFSDYALDTELTTKEKEYLAKRQEITMCIDPNWMPFEHFSEDGKYEGMTADYFQAFEKTLATNFRVIPTKTWTQSIEFAKERKCDIFSLAMETPKRKEYMNFTSPYLVIPLVVATKLEVPFVSDIKDLEKKKIGICKGYAFAELLKMKYPFLNIVEVEDIDDGLRRVSDGELFGYIGTLASIGYKLQNNYIGKLKITGKIEESWTLGIGVRNDEPLLLSILQKAVNSLSQEENRKIFNKWISIKYDKEVDYMILWKVIAFFIFIFAVGYLLYRKQQRLKESLQEANDKLEVAYEALQEIAITDKLTQLYNRHKLDEVLQAEKNRVDRYGGSFGIIILDIDYFKIINDTYGHHVGDIVLQELSTLLRENSRASDTIGRWGGEEFLIIAPNLSEDDIENFAQNIKDKISKYLFNNTHKITVSMGLSVYHIEEDVEKSLVRADNALYISKNSGRDKITLK
- a CDS encoding MFS transporter → MKDINKNIIALGFVSFFTDMASSIINILLPIYVVYVLHEGVDKLGIIIAVATFISYAIRVLFGYLSDKYNIVKPFVVVGYVLSAFTKPMFAFADTFISIAFLQGVERMGKAVRSASKDMIISAYSTANKHGKTFGFHKMMDIAGELVGALIVFIIFLIFIQNEILIKDIFLWTLVPGMIATTIVIFFVQDVPKVEKKTNIVLNREDYRLFPLLFIYFGFLFFIVNQQFLIVLAKQNGFTLSDIPLFIILFTLVQTITSYYGGILSDKKGNFKIVFIAFIFGIFSMLSVKINLLLSFGFLGLFTVLSLNALRSYISINAKSKGFVFGVFYAGMAIFSALGSLLIGYLWEHYGFEVVYLFSIFGMTTLLIFSLIIIINSNFR
- a CDS encoding SHOCT domain-containing protein, which produces MNKYLYGLTMILLSSTASFAFSFGSIVDNITTNVTNSVSNSISEKASEKADESIDGLFNPSEEEVKTSTKEIAQSSQPTNKVAQLKELIQMKKEGYITQEEFNQQKAILMAK
- a CDS encoding low molecular weight protein-tyrosine-phosphatase, with amino-acid sequence MNSIIFVCLGNICRSPLAEGIAKKIAEEKNLNINIDSAGTGDWHLGEAPCNNSIKVAKQNGIDISTFRARKVTKEDFEQFDLVVALDDSNYSDLQRMGATNLVKLGEFGYDGADVPDPYFFNGFDGFLEVFKMVDNCVNNIFQIKFDN
- the cysK gene encoding cysteine synthase A, producing the protein MKIAKNITELVGNTPLVRINTASELCGAEIIGKCEFMNPTSSVKDRIGMNMVRRGIESGVITKETTIIEPTSGNTGIALAANCAALGLKLILTMPDSMSIERRNLLKALGAELVLTPAAKGMKGSIAKAEEIQALTHNSIILQQFQNPTNPEIHTLTTAREILADTDGKLDAFVAGVGTGGTITGTSKVLREEIQNIAIFAVEPEASAILSGEEPSPHKIQGIGAGFVPDILDTSVYGEVIKVSNEDAFDTARMLAQKEGLLVGISSGANVYAAMQVAKRPEFQGKTIVTILCDTGERYLSTELFSE
- a CDS encoding aminotransferase class IV family protein produces the protein MSKYLETIKIYNQKVYNLEYHQKRVDTTIGQGKLELSSIIQPTQKELTRCRIVYDEEGKYTIEYFPYKKRNIHSLKLVFCDDIDYDKKYENREKLNELFGKKESCDDILIVKNGLVTDTSIANIAFFDGVNWLTPKTPLLEGTMRAKLLNEEKIYLADIPYQELNKFQKIALLNAMIDFDIITKEKIEEVIC
- a CDS encoding LysR family transcriptional regulator encodes the protein MLRDFAKLQTFLMVIKEKSFSKASAKLGISQPAVTQQIKFIEDYLDTKIVDRKKNGIILTKEGEDLYRIAQRLEKAIQNSEKELLKIINKEFTFVMGASFAIGNYILPNYLGEIKKRIDNEVFMNVDLSCNIIEQLEDKKIDVALIESPVFKDGIIYREWVEDELVVFSNQPIKKHLSADDLLEFDWICRNEDSHTRRLTSEVFEEMGVQCNNFNVLGVLGSPTAIKETIMNADKNAERPIVSIMSKHVIKNEIEKGTLFEGRLKNHKITREFYIAYSKDRKHDAFVDNVVNYLLSLHRV
- a CDS encoding UvrD-helicase domain-containing protein — translated: MEKIFERLNESQSAAVRQTEGPVLILAGAGSGKTTTIVSRLAYLIEELGIPASNTLTLTFTNKAAREMKERSMAMIQNAAYPPLLCTFHKFGLLFLKFNIHLLGRENNFVVIDTDDKKRIIKKINSEIPTPLIASEISRYKNSFITPDDAYKQAELFNYKQIAEVYAEYEKYLLENNLVDFDDLLALTYKLLEQNPELAEKTSQKYQYIMIDEYQDTNELQLKLLQKLCMTHNNICVVGDDDQSIYGWRGAHIRNIMEFDEDFAGVSVFKLEENYRSRKPILKVANALIEHNRSRLGKELISTRGDGDDVSTLNSQDENEEARKVAQQIQKLLDSGVKANEIAILYRVNVLSRSIEEGLNRARIGYKVVGGVRFYDRAEIKDLISYIRVVTNHHDDFSFKRIINKPKRGLGKASLDKIELAAHQKGMSIYEYLKTAEFSELEALVKKKNATTLKEFVANLEAVAKVAEDSTYEFIEVLEDTFHLKDIYNGMPDAQERILNMDEFYALYRDFVKNNPQTSLDEFLNELTLQSDQDEVEGDAIYMMSIHASKGLEFEHIFVIGMEEGFLPLVGDGSDLEEERRLGYVAFTRAKETLTLSHAGSRFYKGRRSDLEKSRFFNEAGLCEGSLKVQKNTAYKKGDLVRHKIFGTGRVLGVSKAGREFKLNINFAGSKREILASFVERL
- the truB gene encoding tRNA pseudouridine(55) synthase TruB, which encodes MNRLFVAYKPAGIGSNLFLSKLKRKYGTKKAGFSGTLDPFAKGVLVIGLGSHTKLFRFLNKVPKTYRATLWLGAKSDSLDTEMIEDVTILKEFSENEVLRAVKSLEGELEYEPPIFSAKKIDGQRAYDLARAGKKVELNKIHSTIYEMKLLHYCHPFVTFEATVSEGTYIRSLGLLIAKKLGLEAGSLSALERLCEGQFVYENERALDIKKSLALEQNYYLGDPDNLKFGRVLALEDFKIQNEGTYFIDNSDNISIITIKDGLVKYELGKIEC